The following proteins are co-located in the Vigna unguiculata cultivar IT97K-499-35 chromosome 9, ASM411807v1, whole genome shotgun sequence genome:
- the LOC114164536 gene encoding nuclear transcription factor Y subunit B-3-like: protein MEDESHTNSSNGFITASPESPSLKSCNNSNSTNSSNSNNNKEQDRFLPIANVGRIMKKAIPGNGKISKDAKETVQECVSEFISFVTGEASDKCQREKRKTINGEDIIWAITTLGFEDYVEPLKSYLQKYKEIEGEKLNIPKQQRPEQKLHPQHQDQNNNLPLSSSVYSSPTLISQSSYVPTDQLFSLPFSPNSIQKQLQQQDQIDSVGQW from the coding sequence ATGGAAGATGAAAGCCACACCAATTCGTCAAATGGGTTCATCACAGCAAGCCCCGAAAGCCCGTCCTTAAAATCATGCAATAATAGCAACAGCACCAATAGCAGCAACAGTAACAACAACAAAGAACAAGATCGCTTTCTTCCTATAGCCAATGTGGGAAGAATCATGAAAAAGGCCATCCCTGGCAATGGAAAAATCTCCAAGGATGCAAAAGAAACAGTTCAAGAGTGTGTGTCTGAGTTCATCAGCTTCGTCACAGGCGAAGCCTCAGACAAATGCCAAAGGGAAAAGAGAAAGACTATCAATGGAGAAGACATCATTTGGGCCATCACAACCCTAGGATTTGAGGACTATGTCGAGCCCTTAAAATCCTATctccaaaaatataaagagatTGAAGGAGAGAAGCTCAACATTCCCAAGCAACAACGTCCTGAACAAAAGCTACATCCTCAGCACCAAGACCAAAATAACAATCTACCTTTAAGTAGTAGTGTATATTCCTCTCCCACTCTCATTTCTCAGTCATCTTATGTACCCACGGATCAACTATTTTCCCTACCATTCTCCCCAAATTCGATTCAGAAACAGTTACAACAGCAAGACCAAATCGATTCTGTTGGACAATGGTAA
- the LOC114164535 gene encoding probable methyltransferase PMT26 → MALGKYTRVDGRRSSSWCSTVTVVVFVALCLVGVWMMTSSSVVPVHNGDEAHETKNEVKEQTDIKEESANEVGNSNTRQFEDNQGDLPEDATKGDINVSSEDNSNLSEKQDEKVEENPVERSSEDTKTEDKSSEDTTTENEDKKTDDEGSNTENESNSDSAENNKDSDETSTKDSDSNESENKFESDDNKKSDTDENEKQSDNSDETTDSRIEEKVEESDNKESDENSSVKNTNDNTKQQSSNEVFPSGAQSELQDESTTETGSWKTQAAESKNEKESQESSKPTGYNWKLCNVSAGPDFIPCLDNWKAIRSLRSTKHYEHRERHCPEEPPTCVVAVPEGYKRPIEWPRSREKIWYHNVPHTKLAEVKGHQNWVKVTGEYLTFPGGGTQFKHGALHYIDFIQETVPDIAWGKRTRVILDVGCGVASFGGFLFDRDVLAMSLAPKDEHEAQVQFALERGIPAISAVMGTKRLPFPGKVFDVVHCARCRVPWHIEGGKLLLELNRVLRPGGFFVWSATPIYQKLPEDVEIWNAMKALTKAICWELVSISKDQVNGVGVAVYKKPSSNECYEQRSKNEPPLCSDSDDANAAWNVKLKACIHKAPVSSTERGSKLPAKWPARLTKVPYWLLSSQVGVYGKPAPEDFTADYEHWKRVVSKSYLNGLGIQWSNIRNVMDMRSVYGGFAAALRDLNVWVMNVVSIDSPDTLPIIYERGLFGIYHDWCESFSTYPRTYDLLHADHLFSSLKKRCNLAAVVAEADRILRPEGKLIVRDSVEIIEELESLVRSLQWKVRMTYSKDKEGLLCVQKSMWRPKEQEKLEYAII, encoded by the exons ATGGCTTTGGGGAAATATACTAGAGTAGATGGTAGAAGATCATCGAGTTGGTGTTCCACGGTGACTGTTGTCGTGTTTGTGGCGCTGTGCTTGGTTGGGGTTTGGATGATGACATCATCTTCTGTTGTCCCTGTGCATAACGGAGACGAGGCTCACGAGACCAAGAATGAAGTGAAAGAACAAACGGATATTAAAGAAGAGTCTGCCAACGAGGTCGGCAATAGCAATACTAGGCAGTTTGAAGATAATCAGGGTGATTTGCCTGAGGATGCTACCAAAGGAGATATCAATGTATCCTCTGAAGACAATTCTAACTTGTCAGAAAAACAAGATGAGAAGGTGGAGGAAAATCCGGTAGAAAGGTCTTCTGAAGACACAAAGACGGAAGATAAGTCTTCGGAAGACACAACAACGGAAAACGAGGATAAGAAAACCGATGATGAAGGTTCCAATACAGAAAATGAATCAAACTCAGACTCTGCCGAAAATAACAAAGACAGTGACGAGACTTCCACTAAGGATTCTGATTCTAATGagagtgaaaataaatttgaatcaGATGATAACAAGAAGTCTGATACAGATGAGAATGAGAAGCAATCTGATAACTCTGACGAGACAACAGATAGTAGGATAGAGGAGAAGGTGGAAGAAAGTGATAACAAAGAATCTGATGAAAACTCTAGTGTGAAGAATACAAATGATAATACAAAACAGCAGAGTTCAAATGAGGTATTCCCTTCTGGGGCTCAGTCAGAGCTTCAGGATGAAAGTACGACAGAAACTGGGTCTTGGAAAACTCAGGCAGCAGAGTCTAAGAATGAAAAGGAGTCTCAAGAATCCTCCAAGCCAACTGGATACAATTGGAAGCTTTGCAATGTCTCTGCCGGTCCTGATTTTATCCCATGCCTTGACAACTGGAAAGCTATTAGGAGTCTCCGAAGTACTAAGCACTATGAACATCGAGAAAGGCACTGTCCTGAAGAGCCTCCTACCTGCGTTGTTGCTGTTCCTGAAGGATATAAACGCCCGATTGAGTGGCCTAGAAGCAGAGAGAAG ATATGGTATCACAATGTTCCACACACCAAGCTTGCTGAAGTTAAGGGCCACCAGAATTGGGTGAAAGTTACCGGAGAGTACCTTACTTTTCCTGGTGGTGGAACCCAATTTAAACACGGGGCACTTCATTATATTGACTTCATACAAGAG ACTGTACCTGACATTGCTTGGGGAAAACGCACGCGAGTTATACTAGATGTTGGATGTGGTGTAGCCAGCTTCGGAGGTTTTCTCTTTGACAGAGATGTACTGGCAATGTCATTAGCTCCCAAAGATGAACATGAAGCTCAGGTACAATTCGCACTTGAACGGGGGATTCCTGCTATATCTGCTGTGATGGGCACAAAGAGGCTTCCCTTCCCTGGGAAAGTATTTGATGTAGTCCATTGTGCACGATGTAGAGTTCCGTGGCATATAGAAG GTGGTAAACTTCTTTTGGAGCTGAATAGAGTATTGCGACCTGGTGGCTTTTTTGTATGGTCCGCTACTCCTATCTATCAGAAGCTCCCTGAAGATGTTGAAATATGGAATG CCATGAAGGCACTAACAAAAGCAATATGCTGGGAACTTGTATCAATCAGCAAGGATCAAGTAAATGGAGTAGGTGTAGCTGTATACAAGAAGCCAAGTTCTAATGAGTGTTACGAGCAACGTTCGAAGAATGAGCCTCCGCTGTGTTCAGACTCTGATGATGCTAATGCAGCATG GAACGTTAAATTGAAAGCTTGCATACACAAAGCGCCAGTTAGTTCAACGGAACGAGGGTCAAAATTGCCAGCGAAGTGGCCAGCCAGACTGACCAAAGTTCCTTATTGGTTGTTGAGTTCCCAAGTTGGAGTTTATGGAAAGCCAGCCCCTGAAGATTTCACTGCTGATTATGAACACTGGAAACGCGTAGTGTCTAAGTCTTATCTAAATGGCTTGGGAATTCAATGGTCCAATATTCGCAATGTCATGGATATGAGATCTGTCTATGGAGG ATTTGCTGCAGCTTTGAGAGATTTGAATGTTTGGGTGATGAATGTGGTTTCAATAGACTCTCCAGACACCCTTCCCATTATTTATGAACGAGGTCTTTTCGGAATATATCATGATTGGTGTGAATCATTTAGCACCTATCCTAGAACCTATGATCTCCTCCATGCCGATCATCTGTTTTCAAGTCTTAAGAAAAG GTGCAATTTGGCTGCTGTAGTGGCTGAGGCTGATCGGATTCTTAGGCCGGAAGGAAAACTTATTGTTCGTGACAGTGTTGAGATCATTGAAGAGCTGGAGAGCTTGGTAAGGTCTCTGCAGTGGAAGGTTCGCATGACTTACTCGAAGGATAAGGAGGGCTTGTTATGCGTGCAGAAGTCCATGTGGCGACCAAAGGAACAGGAGAAACTCGAGTATGCTATCATTTAA